In Monodelphis domestica isolate mMonDom1 chromosome 4, mMonDom1.pri, whole genome shotgun sequence, one DNA window encodes the following:
- the LOC107648904 gene encoding zinc finger protein 260-like isoform X2 produces the protein MAPGTPRPPSQGYITLKDVAVNFTQEEWRLLDQSQKELYLEVMLENVQNLLSVGFPVPREKIISCFQQGETPWLLEQKDPKNSCPEAETNFDLKEMSTKLSPFVEGCGLQRYMNEDPYEFLLREICNPNIKVNKNPKSDNVFDETTEKFSQYSVLNRYMKLTSGNDCYQDSEYVKCFPEDVGFIQSLGKPPKLRIYQCNLGEMAFDCSSDFIKHPKRKRVKIVSMNNKGEAPSQNSELTAHQIMHYGEKPHEGKQCGKTFTERPSLAAHQRIHTGEKFYECKQRRKAFTDSSSLANRQRIHTGEKPYGRKHCGKAFTVRGQLTAHQRIQTGEKSYECKHCGKAFTQRGCLANHQRIHTGEKPYECKQRRKAFTDSGSLANHQKSHSGEKPYECKHCGKAFTVRGQLTAHQRIHTGEKPYECKHCGKAFTVRGQLTAHQRIHTGEKPYECKHCGKAFTVRSQLTAHQRIHTGEKPYECKQCGKAFTQRGSLANHQRIHTGEKPFGCKHCGKTFTRRSQVAEHQRIHTGEKPYECKQCGRAFTRRDSLAKHQRIHTGEKPYECKQCGKAFSDRGSLATHQRSHSGEKPYECEHCGKVFTWKGSFTEHQRIHTGEKPYECTECGKAFTKRGHLSRHQRIHSREKPYECEHCGKAFTVRGSLAKHQRIHIGGKLPGNVLAVPRPCSTP, from the exons GGGTACATAACactcaaggatgtggctgtgaacttcacccaggaggagtggcgcctcttgGATCAATCTCAGAAAGAGCTGTACCtggaggtcatgctggagaatgtgcagaatctactctctgtgg GGTTTCCAGTGCCTAGAGAAAAGATTATCTCCTGTTTTCAGCAAGGGGAAACTCCATGGCTGTTAGAGCAAAAAGACCCAAAGAATTCCTGTCCTG aggcaGAGACTAATTTTGACCTGAAGGAGATGTCTACAAAGCTGAGCCCTTTTGTAGAAGGATGTGGCCTCCAACGATACATGAATGAGGATCCCTATGAATTCCTTTTGAGAGAAATCTGTAACCCTAATATCaaggtaaataaaaatccaaagagtGACAATGTATTTGATGAGACTACAGAGAAATTCAGCCAATATTCAGTCCTAAATCGGTATATGAAATTGACCTCAGGAAATGACTGTTATCAGGATAGTGAATATGTCAAATGCTTTCCTGAAGATGTGGGATTTATTCAATCACTTGGAAAACCTCCTAAACTGCGCATATATCAATGTAACCTAGGGGAAATGGCTTTTGACTGTAGTTCAGATTTCATCAAACATCCAAAAAGGAAACGTGTAAAGATAGTTTCTATGAATAATAAAGGTGAGGCACCTAGTCAGAACTCTGAGCTTACTGCACATCAAATAATGCATTAtggagagaaacctcatgaaggtaaacagtgtggaaagactttcacagagAGGCCctctcttgctgcacatcagagaatccacactggagagaaatttTATGAGTGTAAACAACGTAGAAAGGCTTTCACAGATAGCAGCTCTCTTGCTAACcgtcagagaatccacactggagagaaaccttatggacgtaaacactgtggaaaggctttcacagtgAGGGGCCAGCttactgcacatcagagaatccaaactggagagaaatcttatgagtgtaaacattgtggaaaggctttcacacagaggggctGTCTTGCTAatcatcaaagaatccacactggagagaaaccttatgagtgtaaaCAACGTAGAAAGGCATTCACAGATAGTGGCTCTCTTGCTAACCATCAGAAAAGCCatagtggagagaaaccttatgaatgtaaacactgtggaaaggctttcacagtgAGGGGCCAGCttactgcacatcagagaatccacactggagagaaaccttatgaatgtaaacactgtggaaaggctttcacagtgAGGGGCCAGCttactgcacatcagagaatccacactggagagaaaccttatgaatgtaaacactgtggaaaggctttcacagtgAGGAGCCAGCttactgcacatcagagaatccacactggagagaaaccttatgagtgtaaacaatgtggaaaggctttcacacagaggggctCTCTTGCTaatcatcagagaatccacactggagagaaaccttttggatgcaaacactgtggaaagactttcacacgTAGGAGCCAGGTTGctgaacatcaaagaatccacactggagagaaaccttatgaatgtaaacagtgtggaagaGCTTTCACACGGAGGGATtctcttgctaaacatcagagaatccatactggagagaagccttatgagtgtaaacagtgtggaaaggctttctcaGATAGAGGCTCTCTTGCTACCCATCAGAGAAGCCatagtggagagaaaccttatgaatgtgaaCACTGTGGAAAGGTTTTTACGTGGAAGGGCTCTTttactgaacatcagagaatacatacaggagaaaaaccttatgaatgtactgaatgtggaaaggctttcacaaagAGGGGCCATCTTTCCAGACACCAGAGAATCCACTctagagagaaaccttatgaatgtgaacattgtggaaaggctttcacagtgAGGGGCtctcttgctaaacatcagagaatccatattGGAGGGAAACTACCTGGAAATGTTTTGGCTGTTCCTAGGCCCTGTAGTACCCCATGA